A genome region from Fusarium musae strain F31 chromosome 5, whole genome shotgun sequence includes the following:
- a CDS encoding hypothetical protein (EggNog:ENOG41), whose translation MATSAIFGTGLTLSGVANPQVIKNQFRLSDFHMLATFLTASATSATIFTLYNSKTTKIPARSASSHGWLGPYDGNIIGGAMLGLGISLTGACPGTVLVQATAGIGASRLLACTSLLAGVIWVRCKPWVVKPPTSRAQNTSVMDVTGLSAGKVLVGYEITMLAILAGILYIAPRSVTMLHPVVGGLLIGFGQLSSVILTEKPVGVSGAYEEFGKFFWDIVSGKDIKSIPQNILFACGLMMGSWAALSKFPAIREVMAQSEQASLPMVLAGGAFLTFGARIAGGCTSGHGISGMATMGLSSFVTIVSMFGAGLVAGLSFA comes from the exons ATGGCAACAA GTGCCATCTTCGGCACAGGCCTCACTCTCTCAGGCGTGGCAAACCCGCAGGTCATAAAGAATCAATTCCGCCTCTCCGACTTTCACATGCTGGCCACGTTCCTCACCGCATCCGCGACCAGCGCCACAATCTTCACCCTCTACAACTCCAAAACCACAAAGATCCCAGCCCGGTCAGCAAGTTCGCACGGATGGCTGGGCCCATACGATGGCAACATCATTGGTGGTGCCATGCTGGGTCTGGGGATAAGCTTAACGGGTGCTTGTCCCGGGACGGTCCTCGTGCAGGCCACGGCGGGTATTGGCGCCAGTCGGCTGCTCGCATGCACGTCGCTCCTTGCGGGCGTTATCTGGGTGCGGTGTAAGCCGTGGGTGGTCAAGCCGCCGACGAGCCGTGCCCAGAATACATCGGTTATGGATGTTACTGGTTTGTCTGCAGGCAAGGTTCTCGTCGGGTATGAGATAACGATGCTTGCGATACTTGCCGGTATCTTATACATTGCCCCGAGAAGTGTTACCATGCTGCATCCGGTTGTCGGCGGCCTCCTCATCGGCTTCGGGCAGTTATCATCTGTTATCTTGACCGAGAAGCCCGTTGGGGTCAGTGGTGCCTATGAGGAGTTTGGAAAGTTCTTCTGGGATATTGTCAGTGGCAAGGATATTAAATCAATCCCGCAGAACATTCTCTTTGCATGTGGATTAATGATGGGTTCTTGGGCGGCGTTGTCAAAATTTCCGGCCATCCGGGAGGTCATGGCTCAAAGCGAACAGGCATCACTGCCAATGGTTCTGGCTGGCGGAGCTTTTCTGACTTTTGGCGCTCGCATCGCCGGTGGATGCACGAGTGGCCACGGTATCAGTGGCATGGCCACGATGGGGTTGAGCTCCTTTGTCACAATCGTCTCGATGTTTGGTGCTGGGTTGGTGGCTGGACTCTCCTTTGCTTAG
- a CDS encoding hypothetical protein (EggNog:ENOG41), with protein MAEPTVHSLFEPVTGTWQYIVSDPNTKSAVIIDPVLDYDPVKAAVSTGSADAILKTVKDNGLKIEMILETHAHADHLTAASYLQSALARSQGSKPLIGIGKLIRQVQSLFGERYGIDPREYDAVFDKLWEDNDEFIIGTLSARAVHLPGHTPDHMGYHIGKNVFVGDSIFHVDIGSARADFPGGSAEAIFNSGRKLLALPEDTKIWVGHDYPPADREAPVPFATVKEHRENNKHLKDGTREHEFIEMRKKRDESLAAPRLIHPSLQVNIRGGRLPAPNPAGLKTIHLPVTGSSW; from the exons ATGGCAGAACCAACTGTCCACTCCCTATTCGAGCCTGTCACTGGCACCTGGCAGTACATTGTCTCGGACCCCAACACCAAGAGTGCCGTCATCATCGACCCAGTTCTGGACTATGATCCCGTCAAAGCAGCCGTGTCGACGGGATCGGCTGATGCCATCCTCAAGACTGTCAAAGACAATGGCTTGAAGATTGAGATGATTCTAGAGACGCATGCTCATGCGGACCATCTGACTGCTGCATCATATCTCCAGTCAGCCCTTGCCAGAAGTCAAGGTTCCAAGCCACTCATCGGCATTGGAAAGCTTATCCGCCAGGTTCAGAGCTTATTCGGAGAACGATATGGCATCGATCCAAGAGAGTATGATGCCGTGTTTGATAAGCTATGGGAAGATAACGATGAGTTCATCATTGGCACTTTGTCTGCCCGCGCTGTTCATCTCCCTGGCCATACGCCAGATCACATGGGATACCATATTGGCA AAAACGTGTTTGTTGGTGATTCCATCTTTCATGTTGACATCGGCTCCGCCCGCGCAGACTTTCCTGGTGGCAGTGCTGaggccatcttcaactctggTCGCAAGCTTCTCGCACTCCCAGAGGATACAAAGATCTGGGTAGGGCATGACTATCCACCGGCTGACCGAGAAGCCCCGGTTCCCTTTGCTACGGTGAAGGAACACAGAGAGAACAACAAGCATCTCAAGGATGGAACGCGTGAGCATGAGTTCATTGAGATGCGCAAGAAACGTGATGAGTCCCTTGCTGCGCCTCGATTGATTCATCCTTCGTTGCAGGTCAACATTAGAGGTGGACGACTGCCGGCACCGAACCCGGCAGGACTCAAGACGATTCATTTACCAGTGACGGGTTCGTCGTGGTAG
- a CDS encoding hypothetical protein (EggNog:ENOG41), with the protein MASYRPDLSQYPTGFTVLRIFQAVLDIITISVMSFTIHAVFIPGNCLLIVTSSASLLVSTWMAFAHMFSNRLFNYLVAAILDTILTIFWLISFAVLAAQTAVLWTHGTDYCGTNKCPGNLKNVTSFYGCVFATCVGLGGLAL; encoded by the exons ATGGCTTCCTATCGCCCTGATCTCTCGCAATACCCCACTGGATTCACAGTTCTACGCATTTTCCAAGCTGTACtggacatcatcaccatcagtgTCATGTCTTTCACAATACACGCTGTGTTTATTCCGGGGAACTGCTTGTTGATCGTAACC AGTTCTGCATCACTTCTGGTCTCTACATGGATGGCCTTTGCTCACATGTTCTCCAACCGCCTCTTTAATTACTTGGTCGCCGCGATTCTTGACACCATTCTCACTATATTCTGGCTCATATCATTTGCTGTTCTTGCGGCACAAACAGCGGTGTTATGGACCCACGGCACTGATTACTGCGGAACCAACAAGTGCCCCGGCAACCTCAAGAACGTGACGAGTTTTTACGGATGCGTCTTTGCGACTTGCGTCGGTCTAGGTGGCTTGGCATTGTAA